Proteins from a single region of Apium graveolens cultivar Ventura chromosome 7, ASM990537v1, whole genome shotgun sequence:
- the LOC141671179 gene encoding ATP-dependent DNA helicase At3g02060, chloroplastic isoform X1, with translation MAINTKPSSAYLFFFSNFPSPSPFLNPTTIFYPNYNKKHSFLLPSPHKTNIFAINASLTSTKSPPAFQTLSNDTNDDPISILNERIRREQGGKRVNRPKVVDSGEADKYIQMVKLQQQRGLQKLKNNREASSNSNQGFSYKVDPYTLSPGDYVVHKKVGIGRFVGIKFDVSGRIDSKGADAPIEYVFIEYADGMAKLPVHQACRFLYRYNLPNENKKPRVLSKLNDTSAWEKRRVKGKVAVQKMVVDLMELYLHRLKQKRPAYPRTAAMSEFASHFPYDPTPDQNQAIIDVEKDLTERETPMDRLICGDVGFGKTEVALRAIFCVVSAGKQAMVLAPTIVLAKQHFDVISARFSRYHGVKVGLLSRFQTKSVKEEYLRMIKHGQLDIIVGTHALLGDRVVYNNLGLLVVDEEQRFGVKQKEKIASFKTTVDVLTLSATPIPRTLYLALTGFRDASLISTPPPERVPIKTHLAAYSNEKVLSAIKYELDRGGQVFYVLPRIKGLEEVMEFLERSLPGVEIAVAHGKQYSKQLEETMENFAGGDLKILLCTNIVESGLDIQNANTIIIQDVQQFGLAQLYQLRGRVGRADKEAHAYLFYPDKSLLSDQARERLAALEECRDLGQGFHLAERDMAIRGFGNIFGEQQTGDLGNVGIDLFFEMLFESLSNVEEHRLTSVPYQSVELDMNVKPHLTSEYINYLDNPVEVINEAEKAAEKDIWSLMQFTENLRRQYGKEPYSMEILLKKLYVRRMAADLGVSRIYASGKMVGMITNMSKKVYKMITDSMTSDMHRDSLVFENGQIKAELLLELPKEQLLNWIFQCLAELHASLPALIKY, from the exons ATGGCTATCAACACAAAACCATCTTCAGCTTATCTCTTTTTCTTCTCAAACTTTCCTTCGCCATCTCCTTTCTTAAACCCAACAACTATTTTCTACCCAAATTACAACAAAAAACATTCTTTCTTGTTACCCTCACCTCACAAAACCAATATTTTTGCTATCAATGCCTCCCTTACCTCCACCAAATCACCACCAGCCTTTCAAACACTCTCAAATGATACCAATGATGACCCAATTTCCATACTTAACGAACGGATAAGGCGAGAGCAAGGGGGAAAAAGAGTTAACAGACCAAAAGTTGTGGACTCTGGCGAAGCAGATAAGTATATACAAATGGTCAAGTTACAACAACAAAGGGGACTGCAGAAGTTGAAGAATAATAGGGAAGCTTCTTCTAATAGCAATCAGGGTTTTAGTTATAAAGTTGATCCTTATACGCTTAGTCCGGGTGATTATGTTGTGCATAAAAAAGTTGGAATTGGTCGTTTTGTTGGAATTAAGTTTGATGTTAGTGGTAGGATTGATTCTAAAGGTGCTGATGCTCCCATTGAGTATGTTTTTATTGAGTATGCTGATGGTATGGCTAAGCTTCCTGTTCATCAAGCTTGTCGCTTCCTTTATAGATACAATCT CCCCAATGAAAATAAAAAACCCCGGGTTTTGAGTAAATTGAATGACACCAGTGCATGGGAGAAGAGAAGGGTGAAGGGAAAAGTTGCTGTTCAAAAAATGGTGGTCGACTTGATGGAGCTTTATCTGCATCGACTCAAACAAAAAAGGCCCGCTTATCCTAGGACTGCTGCCATGTCTGAATTTGCTTCACACTTTCCTTATGATCCAACTCCCGATCAAAATCAG GCTATCATTGATGTTGAGAAGGATTTGACAGAAAGAGAGACTCCGATGGATCGACTTATTTGTGGAGATGTGGGTTTTGGTAAAACAGAAGTTGCACTTCGCGCAATTTTTTGTGTGGTCTCAGCAGGAAAACAAGCCATGGTATTAGCACCGACAATTGTTTTAGCGAAACAACATTTTGATGTTATTTCAGCGCGGTTCTCTAGGTATCATGGTGTCAAGGTTGGACTTCTAAGCAGGTTTCAG ACAAAATCAGTCAAAGAGGAATATCTGCGGATGATTAAACATGGGCAACTTGATATTATCGTTGGGACTCACGCTCTTCTCGGGGATCGTGTTGTATATAATAACTTAGGCCTTCTTGTTGTTGATGAAGAACAG AGGTTTGGTGTGAAACAAAAGGAGAAGATTGCTTCATTTAAAACTACCGTCGACGTTCTCACGCTGTCTGCAACACCAATTCCAAGAACCCTGTATTTGGCACTGACAGGGTTTCGTGATGCTAG TTTAATTTCAACGCCGCCCCCCGAAAGAGTTCCTATTAAAACCCATCTTGCAGCGTACAGTAATGAGAAAGTACTATCAGCAATCAAGTATGAGCTAGATAGGGGTGGCCAGGTTTTCTATGTTTTGCCGCGTATCAAAG GGCTTGAAGAGGTGATGGAGTTCCTTGAGCGTTCACTGCCAGGGGTTGAAATAGCTGTTGCCCACGGAAAG CAATACTCGAAACAACTTGAGGAAACCATGGAAAATTTTGCAGGAGGTGATCTCAAGATTCTTCTTTGCACAAATATAGTTGAAAGTGGACTAGACATACAAAATGCCAACACTATCATAATCCAGGATGTCCAGCAATTTGGCCTTGCACAGTTGTATCAG TTGCGTGGAAGAGTGGGCCGCGCAGATAAGGAAGCTCATGCTTATCTATTTTACCCTGACAAGTCATTGCTTTCTGATCAAGCACGT GAGAGactggctgctcttgaagagtGCCGAGATCTTGGACAAGGTTTCCATCTTGCTGAGAGAGATATGGCAATCCGAGGATTTGGTAATATCTTTGGCGAGCAACAAACAGGAGATCTCGGAAATGTGGGGATTGATCTTTTCTTTGAAATGCTTTTCGAGAGCCTGTCAAAT GTGGAAGAACATCGTCTAACTTCAGTTCCGTACCAATCTGTTGAG CTTGATATGAATGTAAAGCCTCATCTCACTTCTGAGTATATAAATTATCTAGACAATCCAGTGGAAGTAAttaatgaagctgagaaagctGCTGAAAAAGACATCTGGAGTTTGATGCAATTTACGGAGAATTTGCGAAGACAATACGGAAAAGAGCCTTACTCCATGGAAATTTTGTTGAAGAAGCTTTATGTGAGAAGAATGGCGGCAGATTTAGGAGTTTCCAGAATATATGCTTCTGGAAAGATGGTCGGGATGATAACCAACATGAGTAAGAAGGTGTACAAAATGATAACTGATTCAATGACATCTGACATGCACCGCGATTCTCTAGTCTTTGAGAATGGCCAAATAAAG GCAGAGCTCCTTCTGGAACTACCGAAAGAACAACTACTCAATTGGATCTTCCAGTGTTTGGCTGAACTGCATGCATCGTTACCCGCGCTTATTAAATATTAG
- the LOC141671179 gene encoding ATP-dependent DNA helicase At3g02060, chloroplastic isoform X2: MAINTKPSSAYLFFFSNFPSPSPFLNPTTIFYPNYNKKHSFLLPSPHKTNIFAINASLTSTKSPPAFQTLSNDTNDDPISILNERIRREQGGKRVNRPKVVDSGEADKYIQMVKLQQQRGLQKLKNNREASSNSNQGFSYKVDPYTLSPGDYVVHKKVGIGRFVGIKFDVSGRIDSKGADAPIEYVFIEYADGMAKLPVHQACRFLYRYNLPNENKKPRVLSKLNDTSAWEKRRVKGKVAVQKMVVDLMELYLHRLKQKRPAYPRTAAMSEFASHFPYDPTPDQNQAIIDVEKDLTERETPMDRLICGDVGFGKTEVALRAIFCVVSAGKQAMVLAPTIVLAKQHFDVISARFSRYHGVKVGLLSRFQTKSVKEEYLRMIKHGQLDIIVGTHALLGDRVVYNNLGLLVVDEEQRFGVKQKEKIASFKTTVDVLTLSATPIPRTLYLALTGFRDASLISTPPPERVPIKTHLAAYSNEKVLSAIKYELDRGGQVFYVLPRIKGLEEVMEFLERSLPGVEIAVAHGKQYSKQLEETMENFAGGDLKILLCTNIVESGLDIQNANTIIIQDVQQFGLAQLYQERLAALEECRDLGQGFHLAERDMAIRGFGNIFGEQQTGDLGNVGIDLFFEMLFESLSNVEEHRLTSVPYQSVELDMNVKPHLTSEYINYLDNPVEVINEAEKAAEKDIWSLMQFTENLRRQYGKEPYSMEILLKKLYVRRMAADLGVSRIYASGKMVGMITNMSKKVYKMITDSMTSDMHRDSLVFENGQIKAELLLELPKEQLLNWIFQCLAELHASLPALIKY, encoded by the exons ATGGCTATCAACACAAAACCATCTTCAGCTTATCTCTTTTTCTTCTCAAACTTTCCTTCGCCATCTCCTTTCTTAAACCCAACAACTATTTTCTACCCAAATTACAACAAAAAACATTCTTTCTTGTTACCCTCACCTCACAAAACCAATATTTTTGCTATCAATGCCTCCCTTACCTCCACCAAATCACCACCAGCCTTTCAAACACTCTCAAATGATACCAATGATGACCCAATTTCCATACTTAACGAACGGATAAGGCGAGAGCAAGGGGGAAAAAGAGTTAACAGACCAAAAGTTGTGGACTCTGGCGAAGCAGATAAGTATATACAAATGGTCAAGTTACAACAACAAAGGGGACTGCAGAAGTTGAAGAATAATAGGGAAGCTTCTTCTAATAGCAATCAGGGTTTTAGTTATAAAGTTGATCCTTATACGCTTAGTCCGGGTGATTATGTTGTGCATAAAAAAGTTGGAATTGGTCGTTTTGTTGGAATTAAGTTTGATGTTAGTGGTAGGATTGATTCTAAAGGTGCTGATGCTCCCATTGAGTATGTTTTTATTGAGTATGCTGATGGTATGGCTAAGCTTCCTGTTCATCAAGCTTGTCGCTTCCTTTATAGATACAATCT CCCCAATGAAAATAAAAAACCCCGGGTTTTGAGTAAATTGAATGACACCAGTGCATGGGAGAAGAGAAGGGTGAAGGGAAAAGTTGCTGTTCAAAAAATGGTGGTCGACTTGATGGAGCTTTATCTGCATCGACTCAAACAAAAAAGGCCCGCTTATCCTAGGACTGCTGCCATGTCTGAATTTGCTTCACACTTTCCTTATGATCCAACTCCCGATCAAAATCAG GCTATCATTGATGTTGAGAAGGATTTGACAGAAAGAGAGACTCCGATGGATCGACTTATTTGTGGAGATGTGGGTTTTGGTAAAACAGAAGTTGCACTTCGCGCAATTTTTTGTGTGGTCTCAGCAGGAAAACAAGCCATGGTATTAGCACCGACAATTGTTTTAGCGAAACAACATTTTGATGTTATTTCAGCGCGGTTCTCTAGGTATCATGGTGTCAAGGTTGGACTTCTAAGCAGGTTTCAG ACAAAATCAGTCAAAGAGGAATATCTGCGGATGATTAAACATGGGCAACTTGATATTATCGTTGGGACTCACGCTCTTCTCGGGGATCGTGTTGTATATAATAACTTAGGCCTTCTTGTTGTTGATGAAGAACAG AGGTTTGGTGTGAAACAAAAGGAGAAGATTGCTTCATTTAAAACTACCGTCGACGTTCTCACGCTGTCTGCAACACCAATTCCAAGAACCCTGTATTTGGCACTGACAGGGTTTCGTGATGCTAG TTTAATTTCAACGCCGCCCCCCGAAAGAGTTCCTATTAAAACCCATCTTGCAGCGTACAGTAATGAGAAAGTACTATCAGCAATCAAGTATGAGCTAGATAGGGGTGGCCAGGTTTTCTATGTTTTGCCGCGTATCAAAG GGCTTGAAGAGGTGATGGAGTTCCTTGAGCGTTCACTGCCAGGGGTTGAAATAGCTGTTGCCCACGGAAAG CAATACTCGAAACAACTTGAGGAAACCATGGAAAATTTTGCAGGAGGTGATCTCAAGATTCTTCTTTGCACAAATATAGTTGAAAGTGGACTAGACATACAAAATGCCAACACTATCATAATCCAGGATGTCCAGCAATTTGGCCTTGCACAGTTGTATCAG GAGAGactggctgctcttgaagagtGCCGAGATCTTGGACAAGGTTTCCATCTTGCTGAGAGAGATATGGCAATCCGAGGATTTGGTAATATCTTTGGCGAGCAACAAACAGGAGATCTCGGAAATGTGGGGATTGATCTTTTCTTTGAAATGCTTTTCGAGAGCCTGTCAAAT GTGGAAGAACATCGTCTAACTTCAGTTCCGTACCAATCTGTTGAG CTTGATATGAATGTAAAGCCTCATCTCACTTCTGAGTATATAAATTATCTAGACAATCCAGTGGAAGTAAttaatgaagctgagaaagctGCTGAAAAAGACATCTGGAGTTTGATGCAATTTACGGAGAATTTGCGAAGACAATACGGAAAAGAGCCTTACTCCATGGAAATTTTGTTGAAGAAGCTTTATGTGAGAAGAATGGCGGCAGATTTAGGAGTTTCCAGAATATATGCTTCTGGAAAGATGGTCGGGATGATAACCAACATGAGTAAGAAGGTGTACAAAATGATAACTGATTCAATGACATCTGACATGCACCGCGATTCTCTAGTCTTTGAGAATGGCCAAATAAAG GCAGAGCTCCTTCTGGAACTACCGAAAGAACAACTACTCAATTGGATCTTCCAGTGTTTGGCTGAACTGCATGCATCGTTACCCGCGCTTATTAAATATTAG
- the LOC141671179 gene encoding ATP-dependent DNA helicase At3g02060, chloroplastic isoform X3 gives MAINTKPSSAYLFFFSNFPSPSPFLNPTTIFYPNYNKKHSFLLPSPHKTNIFAINASLTSTKSPPAFQTLSNDTNDDPISILNERIRREQGGKRVNRPKVVDSGEADKYIQMVKLQQQRGLQKLKNNREASSNSNQGFSYKVDPYTLSPGDYVVHKKVGIGRFVGIKFDVSGRIDSKGADAPIEYVFIEYADGMAKLPVHQACRFLYRYNLPNENKKPRVLSKLNDTSAWEKRRVKGKVAVQKMVVDLMELYLHRLKQKRPAYPRTAAMSEFASHFPYDPTPDQNQAIIDVEKDLTERETPMDRLICGDVGFGKTEVALRAIFCVVSAGKQAMVLAPTIVLAKQHFDVISARFSRYHGVKVGLLSRFQTKSVKEEYLRMIKHGQLDIIVGTHALLGDRVVYNNLGLLVVDEEQRFGVKQKEKIASFKTTVDVLTLSATPIPRTLYLALTGFRDASLISTPPPERVPIKTHLAAYSNEKVLSAIKYELDRGGQVFYVLPRIKGLEEVMEFLERSLPGVEIAVAHGKQYSKQLEETMENFAGGDLKILLCTNIVESGLDIQNANTIIIQDVQQFGLAQLYQLRGRVGRADKEAHAYLFYPDKSLLSDQARERLAALEECRDLGQGFHLAERDMAIRGFGNIFGEQQTGDLGNVGIDLFFEMLFESLSNVEEHRLTSVPYQSVETIQWK, from the exons ATGGCTATCAACACAAAACCATCTTCAGCTTATCTCTTTTTCTTCTCAAACTTTCCTTCGCCATCTCCTTTCTTAAACCCAACAACTATTTTCTACCCAAATTACAACAAAAAACATTCTTTCTTGTTACCCTCACCTCACAAAACCAATATTTTTGCTATCAATGCCTCCCTTACCTCCACCAAATCACCACCAGCCTTTCAAACACTCTCAAATGATACCAATGATGACCCAATTTCCATACTTAACGAACGGATAAGGCGAGAGCAAGGGGGAAAAAGAGTTAACAGACCAAAAGTTGTGGACTCTGGCGAAGCAGATAAGTATATACAAATGGTCAAGTTACAACAACAAAGGGGACTGCAGAAGTTGAAGAATAATAGGGAAGCTTCTTCTAATAGCAATCAGGGTTTTAGTTATAAAGTTGATCCTTATACGCTTAGTCCGGGTGATTATGTTGTGCATAAAAAAGTTGGAATTGGTCGTTTTGTTGGAATTAAGTTTGATGTTAGTGGTAGGATTGATTCTAAAGGTGCTGATGCTCCCATTGAGTATGTTTTTATTGAGTATGCTGATGGTATGGCTAAGCTTCCTGTTCATCAAGCTTGTCGCTTCCTTTATAGATACAATCT CCCCAATGAAAATAAAAAACCCCGGGTTTTGAGTAAATTGAATGACACCAGTGCATGGGAGAAGAGAAGGGTGAAGGGAAAAGTTGCTGTTCAAAAAATGGTGGTCGACTTGATGGAGCTTTATCTGCATCGACTCAAACAAAAAAGGCCCGCTTATCCTAGGACTGCTGCCATGTCTGAATTTGCTTCACACTTTCCTTATGATCCAACTCCCGATCAAAATCAG GCTATCATTGATGTTGAGAAGGATTTGACAGAAAGAGAGACTCCGATGGATCGACTTATTTGTGGAGATGTGGGTTTTGGTAAAACAGAAGTTGCACTTCGCGCAATTTTTTGTGTGGTCTCAGCAGGAAAACAAGCCATGGTATTAGCACCGACAATTGTTTTAGCGAAACAACATTTTGATGTTATTTCAGCGCGGTTCTCTAGGTATCATGGTGTCAAGGTTGGACTTCTAAGCAGGTTTCAG ACAAAATCAGTCAAAGAGGAATATCTGCGGATGATTAAACATGGGCAACTTGATATTATCGTTGGGACTCACGCTCTTCTCGGGGATCGTGTTGTATATAATAACTTAGGCCTTCTTGTTGTTGATGAAGAACAG AGGTTTGGTGTGAAACAAAAGGAGAAGATTGCTTCATTTAAAACTACCGTCGACGTTCTCACGCTGTCTGCAACACCAATTCCAAGAACCCTGTATTTGGCACTGACAGGGTTTCGTGATGCTAG TTTAATTTCAACGCCGCCCCCCGAAAGAGTTCCTATTAAAACCCATCTTGCAGCGTACAGTAATGAGAAAGTACTATCAGCAATCAAGTATGAGCTAGATAGGGGTGGCCAGGTTTTCTATGTTTTGCCGCGTATCAAAG GGCTTGAAGAGGTGATGGAGTTCCTTGAGCGTTCACTGCCAGGGGTTGAAATAGCTGTTGCCCACGGAAAG CAATACTCGAAACAACTTGAGGAAACCATGGAAAATTTTGCAGGAGGTGATCTCAAGATTCTTCTTTGCACAAATATAGTTGAAAGTGGACTAGACATACAAAATGCCAACACTATCATAATCCAGGATGTCCAGCAATTTGGCCTTGCACAGTTGTATCAG TTGCGTGGAAGAGTGGGCCGCGCAGATAAGGAAGCTCATGCTTATCTATTTTACCCTGACAAGTCATTGCTTTCTGATCAAGCACGT GAGAGactggctgctcttgaagagtGCCGAGATCTTGGACAAGGTTTCCATCTTGCTGAGAGAGATATGGCAATCCGAGGATTTGGTAATATCTTTGGCGAGCAACAAACAGGAGATCTCGGAAATGTGGGGATTGATCTTTTCTTTGAAATGCTTTTCGAGAGCCTGTCAAAT GTGGAAGAACATCGTCTAACTTCAGTTCCGTACCAATCTGTTGAG ACAATCCAGTGGAAGTAA